The Faecalibacterium prausnitzii genome includes a window with the following:
- a CDS encoding glycoside hydrolase family 3 protein, translated as MEIRYTSAAQWADARDGVIPAPYALEAGESITDRYLEPVVFHNENGPDIGVTTCGVIVRDGLYFKDMDNSGELAPYKDWRLSPEERAKDMVAHLRLDQQAGLVLNTLFNTPVAPTRAEAAGADGKPEFGKIYKHHDPDEKPIPGPLPGMTMSIDDADVLDKHITAGVYRGDMRCEAGMVALYHNAGTQMLEYEACKGGVAIPYSLHTNPINIGYPDSLGIGAAVLGDGNADFVYEMADTDRKMMKAEGLHIMYGPQVDVATDPRWPRTNGTYGERTDVTSDITEALIKGYQNGDDGLNEGSVVLTVKHFPGDAPSENGFEPHVPIGQWRIYRTPGSMEKYHLPPFQRAFDHKASSIMPDYSRIAADGRAVPQTYRGEVTSTEAVPSAYSKELLTDLARNKMGFDGYINSDSGITSVQIYGVEDLTVPQRYAKAISAGTDVIGGNTDPENIIKAVEDGLLPKADLDRASYNRLLSLFRTKRVDNPYQDPDQADQARQDNFDGARKKAYEANQKAVVLVKNHGGVLPLAKEKKVCIVTFKGVDSGFAKMAQAMGAGLGSADADEALRKTLAEAFEKKGYTVVATPEEADVLYLHVWPISNGVVFYQFAMPVIEMGEIVTDERETNKSQKKTGKQVTVTTLKDVEKIRELADAIHARGGKVVGTCVVNNPWLLDKLEPYCDALTIQYTVSTVALNNALNAQVDVISGDFAPTGKLSLTMVSDPAVIAITEQEIDGVVREICASPNDVPGYDKDPYIDPAILAGVRGGSYAYCDADGNYYRSGFGLNY; from the coding sequence ATGGAGATTCGATACACCAGCGCTGCCCAGTGGGCCGACGCCCGCGACGGCGTCATTCCGGCACCCTATGCTCTGGAAGCGGGGGAGAGCATCACCGATCGTTACCTGGAGCCGGTGGTCTTCCACAACGAAAACGGCCCCGACATCGGTGTGACCACCTGCGGCGTCATCGTCAGGGACGGCCTGTACTTCAAGGATATGGACAACAGCGGCGAGCTGGCCCCTTATAAGGACTGGCGGCTCAGCCCCGAAGAGCGCGCAAAGGATATGGTGGCCCATCTGCGCCTGGACCAGCAGGCTGGCCTTGTGCTGAACACCCTGTTCAACACCCCGGTGGCCCCCACCCGCGCCGAGGCTGCCGGTGCCGACGGCAAGCCGGAGTTTGGCAAGATCTACAAGCACCACGACCCGGACGAAAAGCCCATCCCCGGTCCGCTGCCCGGCATGACCATGAGCATTGATGACGCCGATGTGCTGGACAAGCACATCACGGCGGGCGTTTACCGCGGCGATATGCGCTGCGAGGCAGGAATGGTGGCCCTGTACCACAATGCGGGCACCCAGATGCTGGAATACGAAGCCTGCAAGGGCGGCGTGGCGATTCCGTACTCTCTGCACACCAACCCCATCAACATCGGCTACCCGGACTCTCTGGGCATCGGTGCAGCGGTGCTGGGAGACGGCAACGCAGATTTCGTCTATGAAATGGCCGACACGGACCGGAAGATGATGAAGGCCGAGGGCCTGCACATCATGTACGGCCCGCAGGTGGACGTGGCCACCGACCCCCGCTGGCCCCGCACCAACGGCACCTACGGCGAGCGCACCGATGTGACCAGCGACATCACCGAAGCCCTCATCAAGGGCTACCAGAACGGCGACGACGGCCTGAACGAGGGTTCGGTCGTCCTGACGGTCAAGCACTTCCCCGGCGATGCCCCCTCCGAGAACGGCTTCGAGCCGCATGTGCCCATCGGTCAGTGGCGCATCTACCGCACCCCCGGCTCGATGGAAAAGTACCATCTGCCCCCGTTCCAGCGGGCCTTCGACCACAAGGCATCTTCCATCATGCCGGACTACTCCCGCATCGCCGCTGATGGCCGCGCCGTGCCCCAGACCTACCGGGGCGAGGTGACCAGCACCGAGGCGGTGCCCAGCGCATACAGCAAGGAGCTGCTCACTGACCTGGCCCGCAACAAGATGGGCTTTGACGGCTACATCAACTCCGACTCCGGCATCACCAGCGTGCAGATCTACGGCGTGGAGGACTTGACGGTGCCCCAGCGCTACGCCAAGGCCATTTCCGCCGGTACCGATGTCATCGGCGGCAACACCGACCCGGAGAACATCATCAAGGCGGTGGAGGACGGTCTGCTGCCCAAGGCCGACCTCGACCGCGCTAGCTACAACCGTCTGCTGAGCCTGTTCCGCACCAAGCGTGTGGACAACCCCTATCAGGACCCCGATCAGGCCGACCAGGCCCGGCAGGACAACTTCGATGGTGCCAGGAAGAAGGCCTACGAAGCCAACCAGAAGGCCGTCGTTCTGGTCAAGAACCACGGCGGTGTTCTGCCGCTGGCCAAAGAGAAGAAGGTCTGCATCGTCACCTTCAAGGGCGTGGACTCCGGCTTTGCCAAAATGGCACAGGCCATGGGTGCCGGTCTGGGCTCTGCCGATGCCGACGAGGCGCTGCGCAAGACACTGGCGGAAGCCTTCGAGAAGAAGGGCTACACCGTCGTCGCCACCCCGGAGGAGGCCGATGTGCTGTACCTCCACGTGTGGCCCATCAGCAACGGCGTGGTGTTCTACCAGTTCGCCATGCCCGTCATTGAGATGGGTGAGATCGTCACTGACGAGCGCGAGACCAACAAGAGCCAGAAGAAGACCGGCAAGCAGGTCACGGTGACCACCCTGAAGGACGTCGAGAAGATCCGGGAGCTGGCCGATGCCATCCACGCGCGCGGCGGCAAGGTCGTGGGCACCTGCGTGGTGAACAACCCCTGGCTGCTGGACAAGCTGGAACCCTACTGCGACGCGCTGACCATCCAGTACACCGTCAGCACGGTGGCGCTGAACAACGCCCTGAACGCACAGGTGGACGTCATCAGCGGCGACTTTGCCCCCACCGGCAAGCTGAGCCTGACCATGGTGTCCGACCCCGCCGTCATCGCCATCACCGAGCAGGAGATCGACGGTGTGGTGCGTGAGATCTGCGCTTCGCCCAACGATGTGCCCGGCTACGATAAGGACCCGTACATCGACCCGGCCATCCTCGCCGGGGTGCGCGGCGGCAGCTACGCTTACTGCGACGCCGACGGCAACTATTACCGCAGCGGGTTCGGTCTGAACTACTGA
- a CDS encoding bifunctional metallophosphatase/5'-nucleotidase, with protein sequence MKQFISRRSFLKAAGAATALTAVSLGAPAASAEETNCFLGEKSAVTILYTNDVHTYIDKKSPELTYAGIAALKQSYVDAGQNVLLVDAGDHIQGTAYGSMDDGETIIKLMSEAGYDLATPGNHEFDYGMARAKAAMKEAAFPYVSCNWVDLRTGLKVLPSIKIFTIGGARIAFVGVTTPETFTKSTPAYFMNASQTKYIYDILGGDDGQKLYKAVQKAIDKAKLLGATTIIGLGHLGVDPSSAPWTSEEVIAHTTGFDAFIDGHSHTVMENKQVADASGKAVTLTQTGSYFKNVGKMTIGADGSITTELLPSYDGADAAVAAATSEWVSAVDDMLGEEIAVGDSKFYITDPATGKRRIRSGETNLGDFVADGIYAYFNEIEDLHCDIAIMNGGGIRANVDAGPWSFKTCKTVSPFGNVACLMSVTGQQILDALEFGARFAGAEGKENGGFLQVAGAKYEIHAMVPNTVQTDDKNVWVGSATTPRVSNVEIYDKTTGTYKPLDPNATYALAGMNYTLRNLGDGFAMFDGAELIKDYVSEDYLVMSSYAAMFGGVDANGLPHLSSANSPLADYPGYLLNYEDPYGAGRIQMIW encoded by the coding sequence GTGAAACAGTTCATTTCCCGCCGCAGCTTCCTCAAGGCTGCCGGAGCTGCCACTGCACTGACCGCAGTCTCCCTCGGCGCACCCGCCGCATCGGCCGAAGAGACCAATTGCTTCCTGGGCGAAAAGTCGGCTGTTACCATCCTCTACACCAACGATGTGCACACCTACATCGACAAGAAATCCCCCGAACTGACCTATGCCGGTATCGCTGCACTGAAGCAGAGCTATGTGGACGCTGGCCAGAACGTCCTGCTGGTGGACGCCGGCGACCACATCCAGGGCACGGCCTATGGCTCCATGGATGACGGCGAGACCATCATCAAGCTGATGAGCGAGGCCGGTTACGACCTGGCCACCCCCGGCAACCATGAGTTCGACTACGGCATGGCCCGCGCAAAGGCAGCCATGAAGGAAGCCGCTTTCCCCTATGTTTCCTGCAACTGGGTGGATCTGCGCACCGGCCTGAAGGTGCTGCCCAGCATCAAGATCTTCACCATCGGCGGCGCGCGCATCGCATTTGTGGGCGTTACCACCCCGGAGACCTTTACCAAGTCCACCCCGGCCTACTTCATGAACGCCAGCCAGACCAAGTATATCTATGACATCCTCGGCGGCGACGATGGCCAGAAGCTGTACAAGGCCGTTCAGAAGGCCATCGACAAGGCAAAGCTGCTGGGTGCAACAACTATCATTGGTCTGGGCCATCTGGGCGTAGACCCCTCGTCCGCCCCCTGGACCAGCGAAGAGGTCATCGCACACACCACCGGTTTCGATGCCTTCATCGACGGCCATTCGCACACCGTGATGGAGAATAAGCAGGTGGCCGATGCTTCCGGCAAGGCCGTCACCCTGACCCAGACCGGCTCCTACTTCAAGAATGTCGGCAAGATGACCATCGGTGCCGATGGCTCCATCACCACCGAGCTGCTGCCCAGCTACGATGGCGCAGACGCCGCTGTGGCCGCTGCCACCAGCGAGTGGGTGAGCGCAGTGGACGACATGCTGGGCGAGGAGATCGCCGTGGGCGATTCCAAGTTCTACATCACCGACCCCGCCACCGGCAAGCGCCGCATCCGCTCCGGCGAGACCAACCTGGGCGATTTCGTGGCCGACGGCATCTATGCCTACTTCAATGAGATCGAAGACCTCCACTGCGACATCGCCATCATGAACGGCGGCGGCATCCGTGCAAATGTGGACGCAGGCCCCTGGAGCTTCAAGACCTGCAAGACCGTCAGCCCCTTCGGCAATGTGGCCTGCCTGATGTCCGTCACCGGCCAGCAGATCCTGGATGCCCTCGAATTTGGTGCCCGCTTCGCCGGTGCCGAGGGCAAGGAGAACGGCGGTTTCCTGCAGGTCGCCGGTGCCAAGTATGAGATCCACGCCATGGTCCCCAACACCGTCCAGACCGACGACAAGAATGTCTGGGTCGGCAGTGCTACGACCCCGCGTGTTTCGAATGTGGAGATCTACGACAAGACCACCGGCACATACAAGCCTCTGGACCCGAACGCCACCTATGCGCTGGCCGGTATGAACTACACCCTGCGCAACCTGGGCGACGGCTTCGCCATGTTCGACGGCGCAGAGCTGATCAAGGACTATGTCTCGGAGGATTACCTCGTCATGTCCAGCTACGCAGCCATGTTCGGCGGCGTGGATGCAAACGGTCTGCCGCACCTTTCCAGTGCCAACAGCCCGCTGGCCGATTACCCCGGCTATCTGCTCAACTACGAAGATCCCTACGGCGCAGGCCGCATCCAGATGATCTGGTAA
- a CDS encoding oleate hydratase, protein MYYSSGNYEAFAHPKKPEGVDNKSAYIIGSGLAALTAACYLVRDGQMQGDHIHVIEKDPLPGGACDGYKYDIGYVMRGGREMDNHFEVMWDLLRSIPSLETEGASVLDEYYWLNKEDPNKSLCRATEKRGQDAHTDGKFGISDRGAMEIMKLFFTPDEQLQDKKITDIFDDEVFRSNFWMYWRTMFAFENWHSALEMKLYLKRYIHHIGGLPDFTALRFTRYNQYESIILPMVTYLKDHGVEFRYETKVTDVRFQIEGGKKQASSITVEHKGEEKVLPLTENDLLFITNGGCVESCTIGAQDKAAGFDPTIKPGNGWDLWKKIAAQDPSFGHPEKFCSQPELSNWESATITTLDDKIPQYIKRICKRDPFTGHTVTGGIVTVKDSSWLLSWTLNRQQQFRDQPKNQLCVWVYGLFSDKPGDYVKKPMRDCTGREICMEWLYHLGVPTEDIAELADHSANTVPVMMPYIDAFFMPRAFGDRPDIVPKGAVNFAFLGQFAETGRDTIFTTEYSMRTGMEAVYTLLDIDRGVPEVWGSTYDVRCLIDATVKLRDGKKLTDMDLPFIQRVALKEVLKKIEGTDLEKFLKEYNAI, encoded by the coding sequence ATGTATTATTCCAGTGGCAACTACGAAGCGTTTGCACACCCCAAAAAGCCGGAAGGCGTTGACAATAAATCGGCCTATATCATCGGTTCGGGTCTGGCGGCACTGACCGCTGCCTGCTATCTGGTCCGCGACGGCCAGATGCAGGGCGACCACATCCATGTGATCGAGAAGGACCCGCTGCCCGGCGGTGCCTGCGATGGCTACAAGTACGACATCGGCTATGTGATGCGCGGCGGCCGCGAGATGGACAACCACTTCGAAGTCATGTGGGATCTGCTGCGCTCCATCCCGTCTCTGGAGACGGAGGGGGCCAGCGTTCTGGATGAGTATTACTGGCTGAACAAGGAAGACCCCAACAAGTCCCTCTGCCGTGCCACCGAAAAGCGCGGCCAGGATGCCCACACCGACGGCAAGTTCGGCATCTCCGACCGGGGCGCGATGGAGATCATGAAGCTCTTCTTCACCCCGGACGAGCAGCTGCAGGACAAGAAGATCACCGACATCTTCGACGACGAGGTCTTCCGCTCCAACTTCTGGATGTACTGGCGCACCATGTTCGCGTTCGAGAACTGGCACAGCGCACTGGAGATGAAGCTCTACCTCAAGCGCTATATCCACCACATCGGCGGTCTGCCCGACTTCACCGCCCTGCGCTTTACCCGCTACAACCAGTATGAGTCCATCATCCTGCCCATGGTCACCTACCTGAAGGACCACGGCGTGGAGTTCCGGTATGAGACCAAGGTCACCGACGTCCGCTTCCAGATCGAGGGCGGCAAAAAGCAGGCCAGTTCCATCACTGTGGAGCACAAGGGCGAGGAAAAGGTGCTGCCGCTGACCGAGAACGACCTGCTCTTCATCACCAACGGCGGCTGCGTCGAGAGCTGCACCATCGGCGCACAGGACAAGGCAGCCGGTTTCGACCCCACCATCAAGCCGGGCAACGGCTGGGATCTGTGGAAGAAGATCGCCGCACAGGACCCCTCCTTCGGCCATCCGGAGAAGTTCTGCTCGCAGCCGGAACTGTCCAACTGGGAGAGTGCCACCATCACCACTCTGGACGACAAGATCCCGCAGTATATCAAGAGGATCTGCAAGCGCGACCCCTTTACCGGCCACACCGTCACCGGCGGCATCGTCACGGTCAAGGATTCCAGCTGGCTGCTCAGCTGGACGCTGAACCGCCAGCAGCAGTTCCGTGACCAGCCCAAGAACCAGCTCTGCGTCTGGGTCTACGGCCTGTTCAGCGACAAGCCCGGCGACTATGTGAAGAAGCCCATGCGCGACTGCACCGGCCGTGAGATCTGCATGGAGTGGCTGTACCATCTGGGCGTTCCCACTGAGGACATCGCCGAGCTGGCCGACCACAGCGCCAACACCGTGCCGGTCATGATGCCGTATATCGACGCCTTCTTCATGCCGCGTGCCTTCGGCGACCGCCCCGACATCGTGCCGAAGGGTGCCGTCAACTTCGCCTTCCTGGGCCAGTTTGCCGAGACCGGCCGCGACACCATCTTCACCACCGAGTATTCGATGCGCACCGGTATGGAGGCTGTTTACACCCTGCTGGACATCGACCGCGGTGTGCCGGAGGTCTGGGGCAGCACCTATGATGTCCGCTGCCTGATCGACGCCACCGTCAAGCTCCGCGACGGCAAGAAACTGACCGATATGGACCTGCCCTTCATCCAGAGGGTGGCCCTCAAGGAAGTGCTCAAGAAGATCGAGGGCACCGACCTTGAAAAGTTCCTCAAGGAGTACAACGCCATTTAA
- the rnr gene encoding ribonuclease R has product MSLRDKIEHAIQNQPCTVKDLKARFGGDRGADRKVMEALDALVHEAVVCQRSGVFFTVRSGRAEKALLCKVVKLGKNFAFVMLEDETSDIFIPGRFTRGAMPGDEVLVEKFEHPRVEGSDEGAILAVLTEKNDLVGTARRIEGRLKFVPDDCPAISMQLMRDCEGGAKDGDKVAVEILMRGSRQEDHRVGVAMRFGSSDEAKRCAKALLYARDIHTRFPDKVREEAKKFEGMTVSEEDCKGRMDLRALPIFTIDSAETKDIDDAISLTRTPEGGFELGVHIADVSNYVKPGSELNEEAFNRATSVYYADQVVPMLPKSLSNGICSLNEKELRLAFSCLMRLDKDGNLTDYRFVKSVICSRVKGVYTEINALLAGTADAEIQAKYAEVADQLPAMKELYAHRARLRTERGCIDFESGEVKLILDEDGHCIDVKKRTSGESEAMIEEFMLLANQCAAHFARVKQIPFVYRVHEEPNGEKLERLHALLQACGINDHFAKEVPTPKELSAILEGVRGTAFEQIVNTGMLRCMSKACYEEKPKGHYGLVLKDYAHFTSPIRRYPDLAIHRIMTDLLSGTDKETMAIRYTDFAIQASKQSSEREVIAVQIERKAEDCYKAEYARRHLGECYEGIISGVTQRGLFIELENGVEGFVPASSLTPTGTMLTEGIRLSDPVSGKNWNLGDSMMITIVRADVNLGKIDFEVAPEAKQ; this is encoded by the coding sequence ATGTCATTACGCGATAAGATCGAGCATGCCATCCAGAACCAGCCCTGCACTGTCAAGGACCTGAAGGCCCGCTTCGGCGGCGACCGCGGGGCAGACCGCAAGGTGATGGAAGCGCTGGATGCTCTGGTGCATGAGGCCGTGGTCTGCCAGCGTTCGGGCGTGTTCTTCACCGTGCGCTCCGGCCGCGCCGAGAAGGCCCTGCTGTGCAAAGTAGTCAAACTGGGCAAGAACTTTGCCTTTGTCATGCTGGAAGATGAGACCAGCGATATCTTCATCCCTGGCCGCTTCACCCGCGGCGCGATGCCCGGCGACGAGGTCCTCGTCGAGAAGTTCGAGCATCCCCGTGTGGAGGGCAGCGACGAGGGCGCCATCCTCGCGGTGCTCACCGAGAAGAACGACCTGGTGGGCACGGCCCGCCGGATCGAGGGTCGTCTGAAGTTCGTGCCGGACGACTGCCCGGCCATCTCCATGCAGCTGATGCGGGACTGCGAAGGCGGCGCTAAAGACGGCGACAAGGTGGCGGTCGAGATCCTGATGCGCGGCAGCCGCCAGGAAGACCACCGCGTCGGCGTGGCCATGCGGTTCGGCAGCTCGGATGAAGCCAAGCGCTGCGCCAAGGCGCTGCTCTACGCCCGCGATATCCACACCCGCTTCCCGGATAAAGTCCGCGAGGAAGCCAAGAAGTTTGAGGGCATGACCGTTTCGGAAGAGGACTGCAAGGGCCGCATGGACCTGCGCGCTCTGCCCATCTTCACCATCGACAGTGCCGAGACCAAGGACATCGACGATGCCATCAGCCTGACCCGCACGCCGGAGGGCGGCTTTGAGCTGGGCGTCCACATTGCGGACGTCTCCAACTACGTCAAGCCCGGTTCTGAGCTGAACGAAGAGGCGTTCAACCGCGCCACCTCCGTCTATTATGCCGACCAGGTCGTGCCCATGCTGCCCAAGAGTCTGTCCAACGGCATCTGCTCCCTGAACGAGAAGGAGCTGCGCCTGGCCTTCTCCTGCCTGATGCGGCTGGACAAGGACGGCAACCTGACCGACTACCGCTTCGTGAAGTCGGTCATCTGCAGCCGGGTCAAGGGCGTCTACACAGAGATCAATGCCCTGCTGGCCGGAACGGCCGATGCCGAGATCCAGGCCAAGTACGCCGAGGTGGCCGACCAGCTGCCCGCCATGAAGGAACTGTACGCCCACCGTGCCCGCCTGCGCACCGAGCGCGGCTGCATCGACTTCGAAAGCGGGGAAGTGAAGCTCATCCTCGACGAGGACGGCCACTGCATCGACGTCAAGAAGCGCACCTCCGGCGAGAGCGAGGCCATGATCGAGGAGTTTATGCTGCTGGCCAACCAGTGCGCGGCCCACTTTGCCCGCGTCAAGCAGATCCCCTTCGTCTACCGTGTCCACGAGGAACCCAACGGCGAAAAGCTGGAGCGCCTGCATGCACTGCTGCAGGCCTGCGGCATCAACGACCACTTTGCCAAGGAGGTGCCCACGCCCAAGGAGCTGAGCGCCATTCTGGAAGGGGTGCGCGGCACGGCATTTGAACAGATCGTCAACACCGGCATGCTCCGCTGCATGTCCAAGGCCTGCTACGAAGAAAAGCCCAAGGGCCACTATGGTCTGGTGCTGAAGGACTATGCCCACTTCACCAGCCCCATCCGCCGCTACCCGGACCTGGCCATCCACCGCATCATGACCGATCTGCTCAGCGGCACCGACAAGGAGACCATGGCCATCCGCTACACCGATTTTGCGATCCAGGCCTCCAAGCAGTCCAGCGAGCGCGAGGTCATCGCGGTGCAGATCGAGCGCAAGGCCGAGGACTGCTACAAGGCCGAGTATGCCCGCCGCCATCTGGGCGAGTGCTACGAGGGCATCATCTCCGGCGTGACCCAGCGCGGCCTGTTCATCGAACTGGAGAACGGCGTGGAGGGCTTCGTGCCCGCTTCCAGCCTGACCCCCACCGGTACCATGCTCACCGAGGGCATCCGTCTGTCCGACCCGGTCTCCGGCAAGAACTGGAATCTGGGCGACAGCATGATGATCACCATCGTCCGTGCCGACGTCAACCTCGGCAAGATCGATTTTGAGGTCGCCCCGGAGGCAAAACAGTAA
- the secG gene encoding preprotein translocase subunit SecG, whose amino-acid sequence MSAIEIVGGAILLAASVVIIVLTLMQHTHGQGLSGAINGGAYGANNARLTPADQMLAKVTRIAGVVFFVVAVLACVFASRLA is encoded by the coding sequence ATGTCTGCTATTGAAATCGTCGGCGGCGCCATCCTGCTTGCTGCCTCGGTCGTCATCATCGTCCTTACCCTGATGCAGCACACCCACGGTCAGGGCCTGTCCGGTGCGATCAACGGCGGCGCATACGGCGCAAACAACGCACGGCTGACCCCTGCCGACCAGATGCTGGCCAAGGTGACCCGCATCGCCGGTGTCGTCTTCTTCGTGGTGGCCGTCCTGGCCTGTGTGTTCGCCAGCCGTCTGGCTTGA
- a CDS encoding peptidoglycan D,D-transpeptidase FtsI family protein gives MSGRRVLALYALLVGCFAAVVCRLYWLCSHADYAARAAAQSVVTLALPARRGNFYDCEGHLLTGFGTKWTALCVPGGGNYTRLFSCTDAAGQALLYQKRNAVSPFLLTVDRDVSPLGISCWPVAVRYAAAPLAVQLIGYVDGDGRGAAGLEAAFDAALSGTGEGDTLTCLVNAQGRLRSEPEQTHADSGAVGVQLTLSRPVQRAAEAVAGRMMTTGCIVVLDAANAEVRACVSVPGYDPADPAASLNAADSPMLNRAFQSYAVGSVFKPVLAAAALEAGETGLVYTCPGWCEVDGQVFRCAGGIPHGEVDLAAALEKSCNGYFIRLGQALGAERVRALAERVGFGQAAELTDRFRTAAGILPTAEALTSSGAYANFCFGQGELLATPVQVAGMLNALVTGTWRMPLFLRNTLDEATGEPLETLAHRRAEPVISEQTAQTLRGLLAGVVANGTGREAALPETTAAGKTGTAQTGQFRAGEELKNSWFAGVFPAEQPRYTIVVLQDAQTEPAHSSAAVFAALAEMLENLAR, from the coding sequence ATGTCCGGACGGCGGGTGCTGGCGCTGTATGCGCTGCTGGTGGGGTGTTTTGCGGCGGTGGTCTGCCGATTGTACTGGCTGTGCTCCCACGCGGACTATGCAGCCCGCGCGGCGGCGCAGAGCGTGGTGACGCTGGCGCTTCCGGCACGGCGGGGCAATTTTTATGACTGCGAGGGCCATCTTCTGACGGGCTTTGGCACAAAGTGGACAGCGCTCTGTGTGCCCGGCGGGGGAAACTATACCCGGCTCTTTTCCTGTACCGATGCGGCTGGGCAGGCGCTGCTGTACCAGAAACGAAACGCAGTCTCTCCATTCCTGCTCACGGTGGACCGCGATGTTTCGCCGCTTGGCATTTCCTGCTGGCCGGTGGCCGTGCGCTATGCGGCCGCGCCGCTGGCTGTGCAGCTCATCGGGTATGTGGACGGCGACGGCAGGGGAGCCGCCGGGCTGGAAGCAGCGTTTGATGCGGCACTTTCCGGCACCGGGGAGGGCGACACCCTGACCTGCCTTGTCAATGCGCAGGGGCGTCTGCGGAGCGAGCCGGAACAGACCCACGCCGACAGCGGGGCCGTAGGCGTCCAGCTGACCCTTTCCCGGCCGGTCCAGCGGGCGGCGGAAGCCGTTGCGGGCCGGATGATGACCACCGGCTGCATCGTGGTGCTGGATGCCGCAAACGCCGAAGTCCGCGCCTGCGTCAGTGTGCCGGGGTACGACCCGGCAGACCCGGCTGCCAGCCTGAATGCGGCGGACAGCCCGATGCTGAACCGGGCCTTCCAGAGCTACGCGGTGGGGTCGGTGTTCAAGCCGGTGCTGGCCGCCGCCGCGCTGGAAGCAGGGGAGACCGGTCTGGTCTACACATGCCCCGGCTGGTGCGAGGTGGACGGGCAGGTGTTCCGCTGTGCGGGCGGCATCCCGCATGGGGAGGTAGACCTTGCCGCTGCACTGGAAAAGAGCTGCAACGGATATTTTATCCGGCTGGGGCAGGCGCTGGGGGCCGAGCGGGTCCGTGCGCTGGCTGAGCGGGTGGGCTTTGGGCAGGCCGCGGAACTGACGGACCGCTTCCGCACGGCGGCGGGCATCCTGCCAACGGCGGAAGCCCTGACCTCGTCCGGGGCCTATGCAAATTTCTGCTTCGGGCAGGGGGAGCTGCTGGCAACGCCGGTGCAGGTGGCCGGGATGCTGAACGCGCTGGTCACTGGCACCTGGCGGATGCCGCTCTTTTTGCGGAACACGCTGGACGAGGCGACCGGGGAGCCGCTGGAAACGCTGGCCCACCGGAGGGCGGAGCCGGTCATCTCGGAACAGACGGCGCAAACACTGCGCGGTCTGCTGGCGGGCGTGGTGGCAAACGGAACCGGCCGTGAGGCGGCCCTGCCGGAGACCACCGCCGCCGGGAAGACCGGGACGGCCCAAACCGGCCAGTTCCGGGCGGGAGAAGAGCTGAAAAACAGCTGGTTTGCGGGCGTTTTTCCGGCGGAACAGCCCCGGTATACCATCGTGGTCCTGCAGGACGCCCAGACAGAACCTGCCCATTCCAGCGCCGCAGTCTTTGCCGCTCTGGCCGAAATGCTGGAAAATTTGGCCCGATGA